The sequence AATACTGCTTCTGCAAGAGCCTCGGCACGCACTTCGCTATGGATGGCTTCGACCTGTTCCTGCACGAATTGCCCGACGGCTGGCTGGTCAGGATAGGAAGCGTTAGGGGGCACGAGGTAGCCTGGGAAAACGAGAAGCTCTTTGAGGAAGTTACGGACGAAGACTTGAGGCACTTCAAAGAGTTCGAGGAGAAGCGCGCGAAAGCCTTCCAGAAGGAGCTCCCACAGGAAGGCCTCGCCGATATGCTCGATTTAGCGTACAACAGCCCGGTGTGGAAGAAGTACGCTGAAAAATGCCTTGCCTGCGGCAACTGCAACATGGTCTGTCCGACGTGCCGCTGCTACGAGGTCTGCGACCGCTGGGTTGACGCATACAGCTCCGTCAGAGAGAGGCGCTACGACTCGTGCTTCATGGAGAGCCACGGTATCGTCGCTGGAGGCCACAACTTCAGGCCGACCCGTCTAGACCGCTTCAGGCACCGCTACTACTGCAAGAGCTACTTCGACCCTTCTTCGGGCTTCAACTGCGTGGGCTGCGGCAGGTGTGACGAGTTCTGCCCGGCGAAGATAGAGCACGTTAAGGTTCTTGAGGAGGTTAGGGGGTCGCTGAGATGACCGGGAACCCGTATCAAAGCCACGACGCGCGCATTCTCGAAGTGAAGGACCTGACACCCAGAGAGAAGCTCTTCACGCTTCGCTTCATTGACCCTGAGATCAACGAGAGTTTTACCTTCAAGCCCGGCCAGTTCGTCATCGTTGACGTCCGCGGCTTCGGGGAGTTCCCCATAAGCCTCTGTTCCTCGCCGACAAGAAAGGGCTACATCCAGCTCTGCATAAGAAAAGTCGGGAGAATGACCAAGTTCGTCCACAAGATGAAGGAAGGCGACGTGGTGGGGATCCGCGGGCCCTACGGGAACGGCTTCCCCATGGAGAATATGGAAGGTTCCAACCTGATCCTCGTCGCGGGCGGCCTCGGAATGGCCCCGCTGCGCTCGGTGCTCTGGTACACCCTCGACACAGGCAAATACGAGCATGTGTGGCTTCTCTACGGCACGAAGGCCTACGAGGACATTCTTTTCCGCGATGAGATAATACACCTCCTCAAGCACGGAGAGACCATGAACTGCACCGTCAAGATGGCTTACGAGATCGAGAGCCCATCGTGCATCTACCTGGAGAGGGGCTTCTCCGAGAGAGTCTGCAGGGGCGTAGTCACAGACCTGTTCAGGGGTGAGAGCTTTGACATCGAAAACTCCTACGCGCTCATCTGCGGCCCTCCAATCATGTACCGCTTCGTGATAAGGGAGCTCCTCAACAGGAAGCTCTCCCCGGGCAGGATCTACATGACGCTTGAGAGAAGAATGCGCTGTGGGGTCGGCAAGTGTGGCCACTGCGTCGTTGGAACCAGCGTCTCCATGAAGTACATCTGCCGGGACGGCCCGGTCTTCACCTACTGGGACGCTCTCTCCACGAGGGGATTGATATGACGGAGAAGCTCAAGCTCGGTGTTTTTGAGCTTACCGACTGCGGCGGCTGTGCCCTCAACCTGCTCTTTCTCTACGAGAAGCTCTTCGACCTGCTTGAGTTCTACGAGATAGAAGAGTTCCACATGGCAACCAGCCTGAGTGGGGGAGGTCACTACGACGTCGCACTTGTAACCGGAACAGTTTCGACCCGGCGCGACCTTGACCTTCTCAAAGAGGCAAGAAACCGCTCGGAATACCTCATAGCCCTGGGAACATGCGCGACCCACGGCTCGGTTCAGGGGAGCGTAGAGCTCCCGATCAAGGAGAAGCTCAAGGCAGTTTACGGAGATGAAGGCAACCCCATGCACGCCCTCGACCCCAAACCTGTTGTGGAGTACGTCGCCGTAGATTTCGCCCTCCCCGGTTGCCCATACAACAAGAGGGAGGCTTTCCAAGCGCTCATTGACATAGCCAAAGGTATCGAACCGGTAAAGAAAGATTACCCAGTCTGCATTGAGTGCAAGCTCAACGAGTACGAGTGCGTCCTCGTCAAGAAAGGCCTTCCCTGCCTCGGCCCGATAACCCTTGGGGGCTGTAATGCGGCCTGCATCCGCTCTGGCCTCGGGTGCATAGGGTGCAGAGGGCCACTGCCCGGTGAGGTGAATCCGGCCAGTGAGTACGAGATACTCAAGAGCAAGGGCTATGATGACGAGTACATCGTGAGGAAGTTCAAGACCTTCGCGAGGTGGGAGCCATGATAATCGAGCTCCGCGAGTTCACGCGCGTTGAAGGCAACGGTAAGGCCGAGATAGTCATCGAGGACAACGAAGTTAAGGACGTCAGGCTTAAGATAGTCGAAGGGCCGCGCTTCTTTGAGCTCTTGACTTTAGGGAGGCACTACTACGACGTGCCCGACCTTGAGGCAAGGATATGCGCCATCTGCTACCTTTCCCATAGTGTTGCATCCGTTTTAGGAATTGAGAGGGCCTTTGGCGTTGAAGTCCCTGAGGAGATAGCGCTTCTAAGGGAGCTGGGCTTAGTAGGTGAGCTGATTGAGAGCCACACCCTTCACCTCTATCTCCTCGTCGCACCGGACGTGTTCGGCTACCCCGACGCGATAAGGATGGCCACCAAGCACGGCGAGCTGGTGAAGGAAGCGATAACCATCAAGGCCTTCGGCAACAGGATAAGGGAGCTCATTGGAGGAAGGGAGATACACGGCATAAACGTCAAGCCCGGCGGCTTCGGCAGGTATCCAACGGTGGAGGAGCTTGAGAGGGTGGAGAAGGAAAGTGAAGCCCTCCTCAGGCTGGCCAAAAGGGCCGTGAGGCTCTTCGCTTCTCTGGAACCCTACGGCGCTCAGGCAAAGCACTTCGTGGCGACCGACGGCTACCTCTGGGGCGAAAAGATCATCTCGGACGAGGAAGGGGCCTTTGACTACACGGAGAGGATAGAGGAGCGCTCCCTCGTCTACAGCTTCGCCAAGCAGAGCCTCTACAAGGGCGAGACCTTCTTTGTCGGTTCACTGGCAAGACTACTCCTCAAGTCGGAGATGCTCACCCCTGAAGCAAAGAGGCTATTCGAAGAGCACAGGGAGAAGCTTGCCACTGGATACGTCAGCTACAACAACCTGGCCCAGGCGATAGAGCTGGTCTATGCCCTTGAAAAGGCCAACGAGATAGCGAAGACTCTCCTGGATAGAGGCATCGAAGGTGAGAACGTCCCCGTTGAGCCAAAGGAAGGTGAGGGTATCGGCTATGTCGAAGCTCCGAGGGGAGTCCTCATACACCACTACCGCACCGACTCGGACGGCAAAATAGCGTACTCAAACATCATAACGCCCACCGCCCTAAACCACGCGATGATGGAGGTCAGCCTGCTGGAGGAGGCGAGGAAGCTCTACGGAGAAGTCGATGAGCAGGCCATGATACATTGCCTTGAGGAGACCGTGAGGGCATTCGACCCGTGCATCTCCTGCTCGGTTCACCTTGTTAAACTTTGACTTTGACATTTTTTATTTACCCCATCCACAAAATTAAAGCTGAATTTTTCCAGTCATCTAAATTTATTGAAGTTCATCGAAAACATTTATATTCATGGGCAACGAAATTTACGAGGGTGAGCGCTATGGAATGGAAAAAGGTCGCTGATATCATTGATTCTATTCTCCCAGGAGAGACGGTTCTCGTGGAATATACTACCTCATATATCCCGGAGTTCCTGCTGAGGTTCTTTGCCGATTACACGGCAGAGAAGAATATTCCTCTGATCATAGACGACGACTTTGATACCCTCTACACAATACTCACTCACGCAAAGTCCATTGACCTTTCAATAGACCTCAACCGGGACAATGTTTACGTCCTCAAAACAGGAGGAAAATTTGAGGTTGGAAATGTCGTTGCGAGGATCCCCTTCAACCCGGACTCAAGGGTGTACCTAACGAACTACGCGGAAGCGAGTTCCAGGGTCTATAAAGAGGTTCAACATCCGGCAATAAATCTGGTTCTAGGTCTGGAAGAGCTGTTTCTCTCAGTGAACAACTCTCTCGATGCGTATCAGATGGTACTTCGCATGCAAAAATTCATAGGAAATAAAAAACGAAAGGCATTCTACCTAGTCAACAAAGAAGTCATGGAGAACCTTCCGGTAAAAGTCTTGGGCGAGCTTGAGAGAATTTCAACCACCGTCATAAAACTAACTCCATACCATACAGGTGCCCACTTCAAAGTCCTGAAAAGCGTGAATCCCCGCCTAGTCAGAAGGGAAGCCGTAATAGATATAGGGAGGTGGGATTAATGGGGCCCCTGGAAAGACCTACTCTGATCACGAAGAATGATCTCAGC is a genomic window of Thermococcus guaymasensis DSM 11113 containing:
- the shyB gene encoding NAD(P)-dependent hydrogenase/sulfhydrogenase 2 subunit beta, encoding MRYVKLPSENFGEFFNFLQRLGPTYGPVKEGKTHHFREVKGVSEMDLNYTRTMLPPKKFFVRPRERLFRLENGWWKEEDGERPFVLFGVHACDIHGLKILDKVYLSDPVDPYYSKRRQNAFIVGISCMPDEYCFCKSLGTHFAMDGFDLFLHELPDGWLVRIGSVRGHEVAWENEKLFEEVTDEDLRHFKEFEEKRAKAFQKELPQEGLADMLDLAYNSPVWKKYAEKCLACGNCNMVCPTCRCYEVCDRWVDAYSSVRERRYDSCFMESHGIVAGGHNFRPTRLDRFRHRYYCKSYFDPSSGFNCVGCGRCDEFCPAKIEHVKVLEEVRGSLR
- the shyC gene encoding NAD(P)-dependent hydrogenase/sulfhydrogenase 2 subunit gamma, with translation MTGNPYQSHDARILEVKDLTPREKLFTLRFIDPEINESFTFKPGQFVIVDVRGFGEFPISLCSSPTRKGYIQLCIRKVGRMTKFVHKMKEGDVVGIRGPYGNGFPMENMEGSNLILVAGGLGMAPLRSVLWYTLDTGKYEHVWLLYGTKAYEDILFRDEIIHLLKHGETMNCTVKMAYEIESPSCIYLERGFSERVCRGVVTDLFRGESFDIENSYALICGPPIMYRFVIRELLNRKLSPGRIYMTLERRMRCGVGKCGHCVVGTSVSMKYICRDGPVFTYWDALSTRGLI
- the shyD gene encoding NAD(P)-dependent hydrogenase/sulfhydrogenase 2 subunit delta yields the protein MTEKLKLGVFELTDCGGCALNLLFLYEKLFDLLEFYEIEEFHMATSLSGGGHYDVALVTGTVSTRRDLDLLKEARNRSEYLIALGTCATHGSVQGSVELPIKEKLKAVYGDEGNPMHALDPKPVVEYVAVDFALPGCPYNKREAFQALIDIAKGIEPVKKDYPVCIECKLNEYECVLVKKGLPCLGPITLGGCNAACIRSGLGCIGCRGPLPGEVNPASEYEILKSKGYDDEYIVRKFKTFARWEP
- the shyA gene encoding NAD(P)-dependent hydrogenase/sulfhydrogenase 2 subunit alpha — its product is MIIELREFTRVEGNGKAEIVIEDNEVKDVRLKIVEGPRFFELLTLGRHYYDVPDLEARICAICYLSHSVASVLGIERAFGVEVPEEIALLRELGLVGELIESHTLHLYLLVAPDVFGYPDAIRMATKHGELVKEAITIKAFGNRIRELIGGREIHGINVKPGGFGRYPTVEELERVEKESEALLRLAKRAVRLFASLEPYGAQAKHFVATDGYLWGEKIISDEEGAFDYTERIEERSLVYSFAKQSLYKGETFFVGSLARLLLKSEMLTPEAKRLFEEHREKLATGYVSYNNLAQAIELVYALEKANEIAKTLLDRGIEGENVPVEPKEGEGIGYVEAPRGVLIHHYRTDSDGKIAYSNIITPTALNHAMMEVSLLEEARKLYGEVDEQAMIHCLEETVRAFDPCISCSVHLVKL
- a CDS encoding DUF257 family protein, translating into MEWKKVADIIDSILPGETVLVEYTTSYIPEFLLRFFADYTAEKNIPLIIDDDFDTLYTILTHAKSIDLSIDLNRDNVYVLKTGGKFEVGNVVARIPFNPDSRVYLTNYAEASSRVYKEVQHPAINLVLGLEELFLSVNNSLDAYQMVLRMQKFIGNKKRKAFYLVNKEVMENLPVKVLGELERISTTVIKLTPYHTGAHFKVLKSVNPRLVRREAVIDIGRWD